The DNA window CGCATGGTCAATTCTTCGGCATAGTACAGGGATAGAACCAGCCTCTCCCTCTCGGTCAAGTCATCAATAAGTTGGGCGAGTTTGTCAACAAGCTCCCGGAACACGGCCTCACGGTACGGCTCCGATCCGGAAAGGCCAGATCCGGCCGTTGACGAAACCTCCTCGATCAAGTCCAGACTCAAAAAAACCTGGCTGTCCAAAGCGACCAGGCCCTGCTCAACGTCCTCGAGGGTCAATTCAGCCCTGGCTGCGATTTCGTCGGTTGCCGGAAAACGACCTAGATCCTGCTCAAGGTCGCGAATGCATTGCTCAATGGTTTTCAGCCGCCGGCGCATCCCCTTGGAAAACCAGTCCATTCGCCGCATCTCATCAAGCATTGCCCCCCGGATTCGGCCGTCGGCATAGACTTGGAAACAGACTCCCATGGCCGGATCGAACTTGGCCAAAGCCTCCATGAGCCCCAAAGAACCGGCGCTAATAAAATCGTGAACATCGACATGCGCCGGCACTCTGGCCTTGAGACGAAAGGCCATCTTTCGAATTCTCTTGCCATAGCTTCGGACGATGTCTTCCTGCGTCTTGAAGTCCAGCGCCGAGAACGGCCGACCTTCCTTCTCCAGGACATCCCACGGTTCAGGTGTTGAAAAGGATCTGTTTCCAGAAAAAGGTGATGTTGCCATCGAGACGATTGGTGACGTTCCAGTGGGCTATGCGGTTCGATGCCTCGCCCAGGGCTT is part of the Deltaproteobacteria bacterium genome and encodes:
- a CDS encoding FliA/WhiG family RNA polymerase sigma factor; the encoded protein is MATSPFSGNRSFSTPEPWDVLEKEGRPFSALDFKTQEDIVRSYGKRIRKMAFRLKARVPAHVDVHDFISAGSLGLMEALAKFDPAMGVCFQVYADGRIRGAMLDEMRRMDWFSKGMRRRLKTIEQCIRDLEQDLGRFPATDEIAARAELTLEDVEQGLVALDSQVFLSLDLIEEVSSTAGSGLSGSEPYREAVFRELVDKLAQLIDDLTERERLVLSLYYAEELTMREVAEVMEITEGRVSQLHSQALRKLRVRMDGMGWE